ATTAAGTCCCTCTGATCTCAGCCCATCCGTCAAAAAACTAACATTTTCTCCAGAAaaactgggccaatttcaatcaaactttgcacaaatCATCTTTGCATGAGTAAAggaatttaagtttgttcaaagaaagccatgctcccttcaaagggacGATAATCAAGGAAataattaatgtaaaaataAGGTGTGCATGTcgtttgaaaatcttctcaagaaacactgggccagaaaagcttaaaTTTCATGTacgaaagcttcccgacataggacagaatcaagtttgttaaaatcatggcccctgggggtagggtgggaccacaataggggaacaaagttttactGTGGATATATATAGCaaaaaccttctcaagaacaaGATAATATGATTATGCACGGTAGTGTagattttaagtttgttcactTAAATCatgtccccggggtagggtggggccacaaaacGAGATCTCAGATTTATATCAGAATATACAAGATTAAGTTCATTAAAacaacttataattcttttgaAGATTAGCAGCTGGGCCACTCTAAATCACAGCAAAATGCAAACGTTCCCAAGTTGTGcgaatttaatttttgttttctgtccCTGATACTAaattcagggggggggggggggtattcattGGTTTTCTCCTGTTTATCTTTAACTATACCCTTGCTCATAACTTCAATATGAATGGTGTGTCGTAGGGTTCTCATATATGCATGGATAGACCATGTAGTAGTTATACGGACTGTagatatcggcctgggtagctcagttgTTAGAGCACCTGTAATGCAGGAGTCCTGGGTTTGAAttccggtccagccaaagattttctcctttaAGTACTACAGACCGGTTGATAGACCTTACATCTTTGTTTCAAACCCCCTGCTTATAACTTTAGGATGGGAGTAGAATGTATTCttttgtttggtaccaaagattttgacctacttctaaGAAAATTAAGTTAAGCTTGACAATGTCTATACATTTCACACCATGATCGTTGATCTTTTGAACttttttcagttatgttgtaacttaattggggccacaatattgGGTGAAAATTATTCATGggaataaaatttttaaaatctttaaaataaaacagCTGGGCCAAAATGACTTGGGTGAGCGATGCAGCCATTTCTTCAACACTTCATGTCGatagcatacttttcatgaagcgctacaCGAAATCTATGCCCTCatgttttttcaaaaatgaaatgtattgcTAAAATGATGAACGAGTTGATTGACGCAGTCTCATTCAGCCTTTCTTATCGGTCTTTTACGATCCATCTGATAGTGTCTGTAGTTTCCCTTCTTGATTACACAGGACTTGCTTTTCTTCTGatcattttttaatttgtgGGTGACCACAGGGGCTCCTGTGAGCAGATGTAACTCTGGGTCTACTTTTGATATATCCGTGACGATAACACATGTAGCATGGTCTGACATTCCCCGACTTGTTTGATGATTTTCTCAACGCCTGGTTTGTTGTAACGACCGAGTCTAGCAGGTTATTTTCTCTTGTTGGTTCATCATGTTTCTGGGTTGGCCCTGCTTGATTGGTAATATCGATGAGGGTTTCTGTGTCACTTGCATGTTTCCACTAGGTTGGTAGTCTGTCACATGCCAGCTGATCCACTTCTGGCTACACTAAAACAAGGTTGTAGCGTAGCAAAAAGTGGATCAGACACCGTTTCCTAAAGTTTCATTGGCATACATAAAGGTCACTTCTTACTGACAATGGTTGTATTCACTGAAATTGAAGtgaaacaagaggtccacaggccttatcgaacaattttgggcagtttttgccccacccctgggttcccaggagtcctgaaatatacaatttatgtcccccttgtcccaaagatgcttcataccaaatttaaaaagaattggactggtagttattaagaggAAGTTAAAGTGTtgaattgttaacgcacgacgactgacgacaaccaattgcaataggtcaaccaagtttactcaggtgacctaaaaaaggTAAATTAATCACACAGGAATCGGCATCCATATAAACGATATTACCAGTACCTacaaactacacattttaaGAAAATCGGCCATTATACAAGATTCCCACAATCCTTCATTACGAAAAACAAATTTACCATCAACAAGGtgcacagataaaaaaaaacaaatcaaagcgGTTGTTCAAATCGcagaaaaaacaagaggtactgtgagcaatgctcactaagaataccccccgcttaccccaatctcccaaagggtgttggtaataggtataaactacctcttttctgagtgtaaaaaacaaaaggcatgacaaaccgaaccatattgctacttcgatgtccagtgcgcgtgacctttgaccttttgaccccaaaatcgatagggaacattttcatcccatgggtagtccatatgtatgatatggtgactgtaggtggaaaggataacgctttagagcccggaaaccatattgctacttcgatgtccagtgcacttgacctttgaccccaaaattgatagggaacatcttcatcccatgggtagtccatatatatgatatggtgacggtaggtggaaaggataatgctttagagtccggaaaccattgcgtctacagacggacggacggacagacagacggacaacctgattccagtatacccccccacaacttgttgcggggggtataattagaGCAGATCTTGCCCAAGCGTGTTTGCCATGGTCCATCGATTTCAATACCTGACCTGGAAAATCACAATtccagtgttcgaaattaaccatagaccgatagactgagtctatgtcaaatgacaccagtctatgccaattgtaattgggatagaccaaattgtctatgccgattttctaggtttaaagcaatagagttatcccaaaagtcgacgtctgataaacgttaCGAGGAAAGGAGAACACTGTGATGGACATGGAAAGAAAATAagctttctaagtacattagaagcaaataacaatgttttaaatttgtgttattttttgttCAATGTTTCTGTCTATGCTGATTcaatgaggtctatgtcatcttgtctTGGTCTATACCAAGATTTAAACAAATTTCGAACACTGCAATTCACAGACAATCAATACACAGTATTCAGAATTTTTTCATAACAAACTCCCAAGTTGTTGAAAATGttcttaatttatttttcatgacatattaatttttacaaattgcaGTTGATGGAACTTTTCTCTCACTACATATAGggattgaaaaaaaagttttggaAAACTGCTCTCACAACAGATTTCATAGtaaagaaaacacaaatatatatatataaaagattcTGTGTCACAGACACACAGAGCCCACTTGTCAGAGCTGTTTACTTCTTCACTAACATGTTTACTAACATCTTGTTTGTTTACTCAGGGGAAAACAATTTCTTTTGGAAAGGTGgtaaataacaaaataattttactaGCACTTCCACGGATTTAATGACTATATATCATCATCTAAAAGTATAAAGGATTACAAACGCACTACTATTGCAATCTCAACACATGTATCAAAACCCAGTCAATTCTCTTCCACAAAAATAAATAGGAcacatttttaaacattaactGGCTGCCATCATCAGTCCAGAAATCCCAGATAGTatgacaaaaatgttaaaaacttGAAACTATGTGTATTAATATAGGTTTAACAGTGTTCAGTCATTTAGTAAATACAAGACTTCACTTTACTTTGTCAAATATGTGTAGGTCCCATCAAACCAGCTCTATGTATACTGTACTTGTAATACACAATACTCGTTTACTAACAAAGGCACACAAGGTACTGCTCAGGCTTACAAATAGACATCTCAAACATGCACCTCCTCAACGGAGAGGATTCCAGTCTAACACAGCACCGCCATACATTGATCTTCACTCAGTTAACTTAAATTCGAAGTACAAATGTATTGTATCTTTCTCCTCTCATTCCCTATACATTCTCTACTCTAAAATCCCATCATATCATCTTTCACGATGTTTTCGACAGTGTTACAAACTGAATCCTCCTTGGCTGTCCTGATGGGGTGCCTTTGGACCCCGACATAGTTTTACTTCCTGGAGTCGTGGTAACAGAATTCTGTCCGGTAGATTCTTCTTTGCTCACTGCAGAGGGTGCAGTCTGACCCTCAGAGGGGTTAGTAGCACCAGCTGATTTGTCCTTCGTGTCACCGTTTCCTGAGCTTCCTTGGTTTTGTGCCGTTACTTTCGGCGAGGTAGCATCATTTGTGGTCTCCAATACCAAGACGAGATCTCCACTGCTGGTGTCCGTGTCCATAACAACCGGCTCTTCAGACTGAAAGCAAATAAATACTTTGTGATTAAACTGGGTCAAATATTCATGATTGCTACCAGAACAGGTCATCTGCTCTCCATAATATCAACTACACCTGTACCATGGCTTACTGTGGAATTATTCAAATTTGTGTGTGTCAATTGTGGAagttttacagttttgttgagGTGTAAATAGTGATGTACCGATTGTCGCCGACTTTCGAGTGTCGGTCACTATAactgaaacgatgtgaataatcaattgtcattttgaaatcgAAAATAGCCGACGACGGTAATATTTTtaatacgaatattcctgccgcaacttatctaaaatcaaaaatggctgacgaaGCTGAATCATCCGATTAGATtgaatgataataatgattgaatattgtttaatgtccctcatgagaatctttcactcatatggagacgtcaccattgctggtaaaggcctgcaaaatttaggcctatgctcgaagCTTACAGTCTTCGAACACTtcgaacagggagggatctttatcgtgccacacctgttgtgacacggggcctcagattttgcctcttacaacatgcaaggggtaatgaggctctattctaacccggatcccataagaacaaaagtcgagagatctatccctatcccgggaaaataaaatcgaaagtatgggattatttacttcaaatttctaattatgattttagacgtctccatatgagtgaaaaatttgtGAGAGAGATGTTacgcaagatacaatcaatctaatgattttattctaattaacttaatatctagggtaaaaaaataaagtaaatttaatatatctatgccttaaatttgaaatcattaaaattcgattatttttcgattaatcaatcgaaaaggtgCATCCGATTAATCCGATTGATTAATTTCCCCCCCCAATTGCCCATCACTAGGTGTAAACTCATGGATACGGTTTCCATACAATGAAACATTAAATagattgtatatttcattgtggtttgaaattcttGGGATACGGGTATCCCCAAAACTCGAGTCCTCCTGAACTCTTCGTTTCACATCTCTGTGAAGAACACTCTACCTGCCTGTAATACTGATTTTTTGACTACTGATACTCTCAAAGAGGTTTTTTCAGACTGTTCAGTTTCTCTTTCATCTTCATATCAAGAATTTTCCACACTATGTTaaagttatattaacttttttgcaggatgaaataaattttgtgttttatcCTGCACATCTGACCTTTGAACTGACAGAGGAGGGCGTGGGACTGGATTTGACTGAGGATGTCTTCTCATCTTTGACCTCTGAACTGTCTGCCACTTTTGCTTCTGTATACGGCTCCCCAAGTTCAGTTTCCCCAAACCAGATAAACGTACAGTAACCGTCCGTGGAACTAACAAGGAGAATCCTGCCATCTGGACTcctacatagaaaataaatctgtatcttacatgtacagtaaaaaaaatacaCTGACTGGACCTCTACATAGAAATTCAGTGagtgaaaaataaatttgtatCAGAAACTTACCAGGCTAAGTCACTCAGCTGATGATAGTGTATGTAACTAATATTCAGAAACTTACCAGGCTAAGTCACTCAGCTGAAGACAATGTATATTACTAATATTCAGAAACTTACCAGGCTAAGTCACTCAGCTGATGGTGGTGTATATTACTAATATTCAGAAACTTACCAGGCTAAGTCACTCAGCTGATGATAGTGTATGTTACTAATATATGCAAACGGAGACTGCTGCTGGGTGTCGTACAACAAAACAGAGTCCTCTGTTCCTACAGCAAACACCATTCTGTACGGCAGCCTGAAATCATACAGCACAAAAATCTACAGATGTGAGCACCATTCTGTACGGCAGTATGAAATCATACAGCACAACAATCTATAGATGTGAGCACCATTCTGTACGACAGTATGAAATCATACAGCACAACAATCTATAGATGTGAGCACCATTCTGAAACATAATTCCTTCTCCATACCTAGTATGTGTTAAAACATGAATATCTATGTATCTGTTTCTGAACAAAAACGCAATAAATCTTTCTGTATAACAGCAAAAGGTACACCAATTACTCACCAAATATCAGTCACATACATCttttaacaaataaaatttcttcaaaatcccgatatcaataaataataaatcTACGTTAAATAATATGTAACTGTTAtcatacatgaaaaaaaaagttaatccTAAATACTCACGCAAACATAGACGAGCACTTTTCCCACTCCTTTTTGTTATTATTTGAAAGATCTATAAGACAAGATTTCAAAACTCAATGCAAGTAGATATTTTGCAATTTATACTTCAACATATAACATATGCATAAGTGGTATACCATAGAAACGATATTCGGCctttatttaaagattttgcaataTATTCacatctaaaactttgatccctatagTGGCCCCAAAATATCCCAAGGGaccatgatgttaacaaacttgaatctgcactgtgtctgGCAGCTTTCATGTTAATCTTAGCtcttttggctcagtggttcttgagaagaagatttttaaagattttccctatacatttatatgtgaaactttgatttcctattgtAGCCACACCCTATCgctgggggctatgattttcacaaacttgattTGAATCTTCACTAAGTCaaaaagtttttatgtaaatttttctggcccagtggttcttgagattttacCCAGTGATCgcaaaatgttgaaatgttttacaggacattcggtctggTAACCACAGGAACATCACCGGAccgaatcacattttaccagaccaaaatAAAGTAGTATTATTGTCATTGGATTTTCGTTTTAAAGGTTTACCGGGGACTGCATTACTGTTCCATTTTATTGGAACATGTTGCCATTTTCGTATGTTTTTTTCTATAAACGGAACTGGAAGTCGAAATGTAGTTTCCGAAACCGTTGCCGCAAAGTCACCGGACATTCGGACCGGAAATATAACAACGTTTACCGGACCGAGAGTCAAATTACCGGACACGTCCGTCGGTCCAACGACATTTCGCTTTTCActgtttacctgtatatttgcatgtaaaattttgatccctttaagctcaggtaagctaaaaaaAATCCATATAACGCAATCTCAGAAAAATGGACAGTGCCATAACATGTTatgagccgttcctagcaaaaaagGGTCCTTAAGTTGTTAAGTGCTATTGTTATCAACTAGTGAGAAGAATCCCTCAAAATATTAGAACAATGTgattgttgttttaaaatatattagtCAATCAAAGATGACAACTAATTGGTGATTGGTATTTCATTATAgcgttttttaaaaagtgcaccgccacggcacatgatacgcccgtcacatattgataacagtatagattgtacccattaaaacatttttttttatatcaccttaattaaatgtcacagtgaccttaaagtaggatgcgacacaccttctacctaagatgcattagttgaccaattttggtgattctaggtctaatagttttcaagttatgagccggacaagtttttgccatatatggccacatcttcttaatgaaaagtcacagtgacctggttttaatgtgcgacacaccttctacccaggatgtatctacagacaaagtttgatgattctaggccttgtagtatttaagttacgggtcggacacgaaaaagctaacagacggacggacatgaacaccataccataatacgtcccgtcttaagacgggcgtataaaaaaacattgttagatAAGATAAGGGTCTTTTTTgctgaaacgatacgccccGGGCAGACAGACAGTAAAgtagagattgattgattgaatattgtttaacgtccctcttgagaatatttcactcatatggagacgtcaccactgccggtgaagggctgcaaaatttaggcctatgcgcggcgtttatggccattaagcagggagggatcttaattgtgccacacctgctgcgacacagggcatcggtttttgcggtctcatacaaaggaccgccccatttagtcgcctcttacgacaagaaaggggtactgaggacctattctaacccggatccccacgggattgtaAAGTAGAGAAGAATCAGTAACGTGGAATGTTCACCATGTGAAACACGAGTTTCCGTACTGATCAAATTTCTTCCATgttcaccccctcccccttcatCCAAACTGATCATCTACAAGGTGTCCCAAAATACAAACATGTTCTTTCATAACGATCACAACAGAAAAAcctaaatcaaaacattttaacacaaaagtATGGCCATAACAAAGCATGGTGATTACATAGCCCTAATTTGGAAACAATTAGTTTCTAATAAttaactattttaaaaacctCAATTCACCGACGAAGTTGGGATGGTTCACTGAGAAACTCTTGTGAACGCCACACTTCATATCCcagggaattttcaaaatggtaATAAATTTCTTGTATGGTAATTAATTTCTTGTATGGTAATTAATTTCTTGTATATAGTGTGCATCACAATATCACACATCAGCCACTGAAAATTCTACTGTGATTATCCTCTCCACCCTAAGTAATTAATCTTAAGTAATTAATCAACAGTACCTGGTGAGTCGACATTCTTTTGATTAAGTCTGAAGTAGCATGGACAACATCTGACACATATTGTGATTTTTTGTGGACTAGGCAGGTAAGCTGCAGGTCTGAAATGCAAAGCAAAATATCTcaaaatcacttattctaagaCAAGTAAGCTAACCTCCTGTAAAAATGTGTCGTTGCAATACATAGAGTACCTGTGCTATTGCCATACAGTATTATTGATTACGAGACACAAATTGGAAAGTGAAACTAGTTGAATTTAATATAATTATGATTAATCATCAACATATATTAGAGTGTTAGTGTTAAATTACTTTTGCATGTAGGTTGGTAAAATTTGTAAGTGGAGTcaatgcagagagagagagagagagagagagagagagagagagagagagagagagagaaaagagagagagagagagagaaagggtcATGAAAACAAGACATAATGTCCATCACAATTTGTAAGGCCAGTAATGTGTCATTCTCATTTCGTATGGTACTCAATCAAAGCTAAAGAACACTAGCCTCCCCTTCCCCCCAAAGTCTTACTTATTCAGACAATGGCGAGGTAGGAGATAAGTAGAATTGATAATTTTATTCTCCCCCATTTCCAAACATCCCGCTGGCACTATGAGAATTTCTCCATCGGGGGAGAAACACAGGCGTCGGAAAAATGACCTCATGGTATCGTCATGGAACATGCGGAAAGACTTGGGCTTCGTCTCCGAGGTGCCCTCCGAGTTCTTAGGAGGAGGAAGAGACATCTTGGATACATTGTAGATACAGTTTTTGGTCGACATATTGAATATCCTACAGGACCTGTTAAGGAAAAGTTGGTCATATGATTTAGTTCAATCATTTTTGACAGCAGCACCTTATAAAATTCTGGATGCAATTCCAAGAGAATCTTTAGCTGGTTGGAGGAGTGAAACTGATTGGCCAGGAACTAGATTTGTTGGAATGGAAATCAAGAATGGGAAAAATCACAGTGGTGTCACTACACACAGCAAGAAGTACAATAACACTTTGTATCTAAAATTTTCACTCCACTAAggtaaattgattttttaaatttttattctgTTACTGTGTAAATGATTCAgttattcaatttgattttaaatattgGCCATTAAGAATTTCCTAAACATGGATGGGCTTGGATTTctcaagagaaaaaaaaatcctgaacatttaagttttcttttatttgagcagaaAAAAATTGAGTATAATCTTAGGCTGAAGTCCAAATTTTGACAAGAGTTTATTTGGAGAAATCCAGTCCAGCCTAAGAACCATATAGTTAATTTTATATGAACTTACCTATCTGTGCTCATTGTCGCAATGTATTCGTTCAGCGGGTCCATGGCTACTCCCTGAACAAAACTTCTGTGCTCATTAAACAATGCAAGTCTTTGTTCTACAATAGACATTTTCAAATCTGAAGGTTAATGCACATCTCAGTAAATGTTAAGTTAAACAAAATCTGCTTGTGAAATCTGACGGTTGTCACTATGGTACAAGCTGgtaatggattttttttttttaaaaaccaaggTAAAGCGTGAATAATTAAAAAGTCTCACAAAATCTAATTGTCTGCAGTAGTAAGTAATGCTTAACCATGGGTGTGCTTGATTTGTCTTAGTCAGTAATGCTTAACCATGGGTGTGCTTGATTTGTCTTTGTAAGTAATGCTTAACCATGGGTGTGCTTGATTTGTCTTAGTAAGTAATGCTTAACCATGGGTGTGCTTGATTTGTCTACATCCTGGTGTAGATGATTTACACTCGATGATCAAGTGCAgtttggttgattgattgatgttttccgccacactcaacaatttttcagttatctggtggtgcccggttttttattggtggaagagagaacccagacacAATGTACAAggaaagagaccaccaaccttccgaaagtaaactgggaaactttctcacttaccggcgcgagcgggatagGTGTAGCGTTGTGTATTCAATGTGGACGTTCAGCACCCGAGGAGATCCTTTTTGGAGAATTAACGATTTTGATGCAAATAAAGTACAGAATAAATCATTTCTTGAATTTAGTTTCTTTTTTTCCCCCCACAAAGATGAATTTTAATATGCATCAGGAAATGTCTACAAACATCTCAACTGAAAAAAATACCAGATGATactctaaaatgtttgttgatttttttggtactgaaCTTGTTTTTTTAATGACTGTGcgatatatttatcatttttattttcttgaaaatacatTCTAAACTTCTTGTAAATGACTACGTACGGTACACAGGAATTATCCTCTAATATACATTGCAATGAACAAAATAAGGAGAGAAAAATCTGCAAATTTTCCATTTTCAGCCATATTGATTTTTCAGTGCTTTTACCAACACATGCCCTAGACAAGGTGTAGATGGTGTACACACCTTTGCACTTGATTTCAGAAAGGTGTACACCCTTAGTGGTCGATGTAGACAAATCAAGCATGTCCCCAATGGTTAAAAAATCTATTGAAAACATATTTGCAGCAGTAAAAGTGAAAAGCGACTATCTTATTCAGTGTAGAAACTAGTCCCACCTTTGACAATATCCCATACAATGGCGGTATTGTCCATCGACCCCGACACTATCTTCTTGCCATCTGACGACCAGGACAAATCGTACACTTCTGCTAAGTGACCCCTGTTATTAAGAAAAAGTGCACAAATAGTTATCAAACATTAataacataaatatgggaaataatATTTAGACACATTAAAAACAAGAGGACCATGGACAACATCGGTCATCCAATCAcattggcccatatttaaagatttccccattaaatttgtatgtaaaactttgatccctaatgtggtcccaacctactccatagaggggggggggggggggggggggggggggggggggtgttagatgatttttacaaacttgaatctgcactacgtcaagAAACTGCCATGTATGCAGTGAAAAAAATCTATTTTCCTACAATGACCATTAAAATTTTCTTATCTATAACTgtcaatgacatttttcatcaatttcatTCACCTACAATAATTCAACTTGTATGGCATAATTAATTCACAGTTACACTAGGGAAAGAGGGAAAACTATTCTAAAGAAGTAAAAACTTAGCTATTCACCAATTGACAGAATGagatctaattaaaattactggTTGATACGCATATTAGAGtctaaaaaaaagtttttcataTGGACAAGTGAATATTTGAGTTTACTTTGGGCAAGTGAGATAAAAAGTTAATGCCTGTCCCACCGAGGTATATATGTTTGTTCAAGCTATTAATCCAGGCTTATCTGAATGAATACATGTCAGATCCATATGATACCTGAGTAATTACATGTCAGATCCATGTGATACCTGAAAATTTTGCAGGTGACCCAAGTTTCTTTATTATCCTCATCTTCCTCTTGAAATAGATTTCCAGGATTTGCAACGGCATCACTCAGCTTCCATATTATCACGACTTCATCTGAAGAAATGATGTAAGTATACCATGagtatttataaaacatattatcaCGACTTCATCTGAAGAAATGATGTATGTATACCATAagtatttataaaacatattatcaCCACTTCATCTGAAGAAATGATGTATGTATACCATAagtatttataaaacatattatcaCCACTTCATCTGAAGAAATGATGTATGTATACCATAagtatttataaaacatattatcaCCACTTCATCTGAAGAAATGAGTATTTATAACATGAGTATTTCgtacaatataaataaaatattaaaaatgtgcATGTTTAGAATACCCGAGAAGAAATCCTTTCACACTGACTAAACTTGACCTATGGttgtgtcaaacctaagatgtaaagagaatcacaggtcttttggatatCATATTGGATTTGTTatggcccagttgttcttgagaaaattcaaaaacttttcCTCTCAGATTTGACACTTATACAATTGAGATGTTATTCTAAGTTTGATACAATTTATGTAGAAATAGAATTATGGCATCACAAATATTCCAAAAAGAAAAAGCCATTTTTCCATTGAAGAAAACATCAAGCACAGGCTTATGCAAACTTTCTTTTCACCATAAATTTATCTTTCCAGCATGATCGTATTTATTTGTCTGTCCAAAGCTTGTGCTGTATgctttctgaaaggaaaacattCACTAAAATGGACATGGTAACAGAATTCACCACATCAAATGCTACATATGTACAgacctggatttctcgaaaagaaCTTAAATCGAAACTTGAACTTAAGTCcaagattttactcaaattttgactgctcaaatagaagaaaacttaagtttgagGGTTTTCCCCCCGGAGAAATTTAAGCCTGAACAACTgtaaaaattaaacacaaacaagaggtactgtgagcaatgctcactaagaataccccccgcttaccccaatctcccaaagggtgttggtaataggtataaactacctcttttctgagtgtaag
Above is a genomic segment from Ostrea edulis chromosome 3, xbOstEdul1.1, whole genome shotgun sequence containing:
- the LOC125674187 gene encoding chromatin assembly factor 1 subunit B-like; translation: MKVSTPEISWHERDPVYSADFQPGKHSIQRIVTAGVDKYVRIWKVTVDTDGKCGVEFLSNLKRHSKSVNVCRFSPDGEHLATAGDDEVVIIWKLSDAVANPGNLFQEEDEDNKETWVTCKIFRGHLAEVYDLSWSSDGKKIVSGSMDNTAIVWDIVKEQRLALFNEHRSFVQGVAMDPLNEYIATMSTDRSCRIFNMSTKNCIYNVSKMSLPPPKNSEGTSETKPKSFRMFHDDTMRSFFRRLCFSPDGEILIVPAGCLEMGENKIINSTYLLPRHCLNKPAAYLPSPQKITICVRCCPCYFRLNQKNVDSPDLSNNNKKEWEKCSSMFALPYRMVFAVGTEDSVLLYDTQQQSPFAYISNIHYHQLSDLAWSPDGRILLVSSTDGYCTFIWFGETELGEPYTEAKVADSSEVKDEKTSSVKSSPTPSSVSSKSEEPVVMDTDTSSGDLVLVLETTNDATSPKVTAQNQGSSGNGDTKDKSAGATNPSEGQTAPSAVSKEESTGQNSVTTTPGSKTMSGSKGTPSGQPRRIQFVTLSKTS